Proteins encoded by one window of Misgurnus anguillicaudatus chromosome 4, ASM2758022v2, whole genome shotgun sequence:
- the LOC141363669 gene encoding uncharacterized protein produces the protein MTDNAGPAAQPRTMPVFMGSPWIQKYGGTESEVRLAEWKAQLEYLADLQGLSAAQRLQFVLNSLDGEARREVQATPEAVRATAQTVFQFLTEQYGDHTPVAVLRSQFFNCKQGPRQPIRAFSLRLREQFTRLQARRDHGLGDGEALLRDQFLLGMKEGPVRQSLRVQFRRDPGLTFKDLKKEALALEGDETELGEPPVCAVVSEATPALPEGPDWKQILKAELLKDVRDQMSELSKTLLGELRQGRAREEPRQAPRERVYSERGREPPGRADHFNRPRFEWDEQGRPICNRCRKPGHYSCQCGPRRASEGGF, from the coding sequence atgaccgacaacgcAGGGCCCGCAGCCCAACCCCGTACCATGCCTGTTTTTATGGGTAGCCCGTGGATTCAAAAATATGGAGGGACAGAGTCGGAGGTACGTTTAGCAGAATGGAAAGCCCAGTTGGAGTATCTGGCCGACTTGCAGGGCCTTAGTGCAGCCCAGCGGCTCCAATTCGTTCTGAATTCCCTGGACGGAGAGGCTCGAAGAGAAGTGCAAGCCACCCCCGAAGCTGTCCGAGCCACCGCCCAAACAGTATTCCAGTTCCTTACCGAACAATATGGCGACCATACTCCCGTAGCTGTCCTCCGCTCCcagttttttaattgtaaacagGGCCCCCGCCAACCAATTAGAGCTTTTTCCCTGAGACTGCGGGAACAGTTTACTCGACTGCAGGCCCGTCGTGACCATGGACTGGGAGACGGAGAAGCCTTACTGCGCGATCAGTTTTTGTTAGGGATGAAGGAAGGACCGGTGAGGCAGAGTCTACGAGTGCAGTTTAGGAGAGACCCAGGCCTCACGTTTAAAGACTTGAAAAAGGAGGCGCTGGCTCTGGAAGGGGACGAGACTGAGTTAGGCGAGCCCCCAGTGTGTGCGGTGGTCAGTGAAGCGACGCCGGCACTACCGGAGGGCCCTGACTGGAAGCAGATATTGAAAGCTGAACTCCTGAAAGATGTCCGGGACCAGATGTCGGAGCTGTCTAAAACCCTTCTGGGGGAGTTGCGCCAGGGACGAGCGCGGGAGGAGCCGAGGCAGGCACCCCGAGAACGAGTGTATTCCGAGAGGGGCCGAGAGCCCCCCGGACGTGCGGACCACTTTAATCGGCCCCGTTTTGAATGGGACGAACAGGGGAGACCAATTTGCAACCGTTGCAGAAAACCAGGCCATTATAGTTGCCAGTGTGGGCCCCGCAGAGCATCTGAGGGGGGTTTTTAG